Part of the Pelobates fuscus isolate aPelFus1 chromosome 12, aPelFus1.pri, whole genome shotgun sequence genome, tgaaaaaaatattgtaaaagaaAAGGAGTCGTCTTATGAAACAGAATTAAATTGAACAGAACGATTTGCAGGCAAGTAGACAAAGGTATTGCAGCTAAACTTCATCTCTAAAGGATTCATTTTCAGGTTGATATTTGATTCTTGGCACGAAGTATATAATCAATGAGTTGCCATTCTTGtccattgtataatgctttaccTCTCGGATATTTACTCAGCGCCTTTCCCCTTACATTAGATAAGGTTTTAAGACTATTTACAAATGTACCCCTGGATCTTTCCATAACAACCCCTCTAGCAAGAGAGAGGACCTTGCTGAATCAAAATATTTGCCATTTTGTACTGAGTGCACCTTGTGCTGAACTAAATGTGACTGTGCAAACAGTATGCAAGCCTGTTGGGATTCTCCAAATCCGATGTGGATGTGAAGAATCACATTATGTGGTTTCTTGATTCTGTATCAGTTTTTCTAAATGTAAATGTACTTGTTTGATGGAAAGCGTCCACTTCCTTACTTGTGTTGCTCTTTCCAACTCTGCCTTCGTCTCGCTGACCAGGTTTTGGGTGTTTAGCAGCTGGGAACGTAGGCGGCCGTTGTCTCTCATTAAGTCTTCATAGAGCTACAACACAAGAATCCCAAACAAAACTTGATCAACAAGCTCTCTACCTGGCTGTCACCTAATTTAGTTTTACGAATTAGAATTACCAAGTAATGACATGTAAGACCACGGGTTCATGGGTTTCAGTTCTCCAATTCCTAGAATGTATCTTTATGTTCACTTTTGCTAGTAAAAGTTTTAACAAACAGAACAAGACCCTCTGTGATCAATCAGTATATTCATCACCATGCAACAGGCAGATATTGCCAATTCTCAGTCACATTGTACTAGGTATTGAATGCGCAATTAAACCAATGACATACACATGCACCACAACGCAGCGTCTCACTTTCTTAAAGTCTTTTGTGTCCCGATGTTCAGCTCCTATTGCAGTCTCACCGCGGCTTGTTGTATGTGCATTGGAAACATTATCTGATCTGATGGAATTCCAAAAACAGAAGCAATTCAGACAAACTACAAAACTATCGCACAGAAATACAAGTCATTAACATTACTGAATAAGGGTGGCAACCACCTCCCAGTAAGCAGTTCATATTGTGTGTGCATGCATCACAACTGTACCAGTATGTAAATAACCTATGTGTACACAATCACCGGCACACGTATACGTTCAAATGTTTCTTACCGAGAGCCAAGTCCATCTACCTGGGAGGAAAAAAGAAGAGACACATTGCGTCACATAACTTATACACTAgtgtgttattatttatttaagccTGCCCTTTAAAGGATACTTTATGACTCTGAAAACATTCTTTGGCAAGTCACTTACCATTTAGGAGAGAAACTCAGCCAGGCAGCAACAATAAACACAAAGCCAGAAATTATAAAGAATGAACCTGCCACGTACATTTCATCCAGCAACACACATTCCCTTAACATTACCAAAATTAGATTATGAATCCCCCTATAGTTAGTAGACCCAGGCACCTGAGCACGCGGTCTCTCCTCTTCAACATCCTCCTCTTCGGATTCCTCTCCATCacactgacaaaataaaaatagaacaattgtaaaaaaaaaaaaacaagtttcacGGAAAGGTGCTAAATTATAGCAAATCTGTAGGAACATGTTATAGGTACTGCTCAACAGTTCTTCTAATGTATAACAAAGTTCTGCTAAACACCATAAAAGGagtattctaagcaccataactactacaatgctCTAATGGTTATAGTGCTAGGAGTACCATGGCTCTGTCCCATGGTAACAAACTGCCTGTCACTTACCTGGCTTTGTAAGGCTCCCATGGTTCTTCCAGTCTACAGTGATATGCTAAAGCAGAAATTCACAATTCTGGATTAGCCTACAAACTCATAGTGACTGGGTATTTATTTATTgcctgagaatgtcagctgattttctctaaaaaaaataaaaatgtaacgcGACTTGAGTTGAACAAACTCAAGAGAGCAAGAACTGATAATCACTTTAACTAGAAGTGATAACTTTAACTAGAAGTGATAACTATAAATCCTGTGTGAAACTGGTTTCTAAACTTCTCTGTCATTTTATTCCAACCTTGCGATAACGGTTTTGTTAACTAATTGCTCCAAGGAGAGAATATCACCCTTCAGATTCAGTTTTTGGAGTACTTGAAATAAGATTAAAttgtaaaccataaattaaaaatacagttttagcaGAAAATACAAAAGTAATCGACAAATACTAGCCACTTTTACACGCATCATACACTGTAACAGGAATAACCCACATCTACCTTGTAAAAAGTTCCTCACACGCAGAATTTCCCTTTGAAAgaaagattgtatttttgaacaaGAAGATTTACATCTAATGACATCTTACATCTTTGGTGGTTAATGGGACCCCCGTGGATCTCCGCTTTCCTCTCGGCCTCCTCCGGTCCCGCACACCTGCCTTGTTTCTCCCTCCTCTCTCATCACTTTCCTTTTCATCCTCTTGGGATTTCTGCATCTCTAGGGAGAGCAATGATTGCTTCTTAAGGCATATTCAAATAATACATGTTAGATTAACTTAAAAATGCAGTCAGCAGCCTCTATAATGCGTACAGCTGCTATATTCTGATAAACTGAACGTGGTGGAAATACAAAAAGCAGAGTACTACACGGAATACAACAAGTTTCAGATATAAGCCAGAATCTTTAGATGGATTTGCTTTTAAAGTTTCCAATCATTGCTCCTATTCTCTCCTTACCATCACTGTGCTCAGAAAAATCATACGGATGCTACCAAAAGGTCAGTCCACATGTACTCAGAAATCGTAATGAATccttgtatcatatatataattaaatagtaTGGGGGGAATCACACCCCTCAATCTACTCAAGTCAACATTTGTTCCTAACCTTCACCTTTGTTCTCCAatgtctgtgctgctcccctcctggtgGATGAAGATGGAGTAGTTGTTGGATCAGGTGTGGTTAGTCCCAAGAGGTCCGATTTCTGCAAACTGGCAATTCTTGCTCTCCAGCTGACTTCAGTCTGTAACAACCATAAATCAGGACATAACCCGATAATTACCAACAAGAACTATGCAAAAAAACATTGTTCTTCAGTAAATACAAAAATAGTTGTGTTACAGCTTACTCACCCCATCATCATTCGTTGCACGGCTGCTCCGGGCTCGTGACAGACTGTCTTTGCTGCTCTCCTCTTCTTGGGTTTTCACTGGTTCTGCCTCAGCCTTTTGATTTTCTTGTTGTCCTTTGATCACTTTTTCAGCCTCTTTCAGGTCTGTAAGTGTCACTCCCTGCAGTAGAAGGATATGAGGAGGGGATAGTAAAGGCCAGGACagaatgtatatgtatgtgtggaaATGGTTCAACAAGAGAAACAAGAAGTGGAATATAGAGTTTAAAACAATATGATAAAATAAGGAGGTTAAAACAATAACCTGAGTTGATCGTCGAGACTGACGGGCATGTCGAGACCTGGCTTTGCGCTGAGCTTCAGCCTCCTCATCTCTCACAGGAGTCAAATAAGACCTGGAatgattgggaaaaaaaaaaaaaaaaaacacatttatataaataGAACTCACCCCGTTGCACACCATAGACCGTATAGGTCCTGTAGAATTTGACCCACTGCAAAAAAACTTCTTACCTTCGCCTCTCTTTGGTCTCAGTGTTGGGGGTCGTCTCCGCATTTGTGGTAGTGGAGTTTTGAATTTCTGTGCGTCTAGAGAAATAAAGcataaatgaatttcaatgcagaGTGAAAAAGCGTTTTCACAGTGATCTAAGCTCTCTTCTAGTTAATTTTAGATGTTTAATGAGGCCAACGTGATCAATATAATGCAGGAACTCTGCACTAATATGGGAACTAGGATTCGCCCAGCTTTTCTCTTAAGGTTATTAAGAGTCCCATTAGCCCGGCAGCCAACACAGTCTTCATTAtacaatattgttattttttattttttggaagaTAAGTTATCTGGTTACTCCTATCCTGTAACAAAAACTACCAATAATCTGGTAATGTGTTCACGGTCACTCTGTAGGTAAATGTGCTTTGCAGCTGAAGATCATGTAGAATTTCTCCACTAATTTCTTACTTACGTCAACCCATGTCAAGTCAGGTTTTTCCTCTAAAAATATGTAACTAGTTTGCTGAGCACATGCTGTCTTAATGTCATTACCTTCCAAGGGAATTGAGAGCAGACACGGTGGCATCTGGTTTGGCTGGCACAGTGTTTGCACTTCGTGTAGAGATTTCTGGCTTATTTGCCAAAGGTTCTCTTCTCAGAACAGGTGTTTCTGTTTTCAATGCAAGGGGATCTCCTCTTTGCCTGCGAAGTGAAGTTAATCCATCTTCCCCCTCATTACGCAGTCGTACAAAGGACCCGCGCCCAAGCGGATCTCTGGAAGACAAGAAACAAGTGGAAAGACTTTTCTAGAAAATTCCCCTTTCCTAAAGTGACAAATActggcacctttttttttttttttttactcaccgtGTATTCTCTTGATTACCAAGCAATTTCTGGCTGGGGGGCACTCGTGCCATACGAAGTTCAGCTCCAGTCTTGTCCTGAAACAGAACGGAATCTCAGTTGAGCCAATTATTAGAGCAAGTCATCAATAAAGATCACTACAGTTAAAGAAGGAATCCTATGGAACACGAGGGAGGAGgataaaagtaccgtatatactcgagtataagacgagtttttcagcacattttttgtgctgaaaaacactcactcgtcttatactcgagtcagttgtctgtattatggcaattttcattgccataatacagacaaggaccgggggctgtcaggaagctgtaacttaccttcaccgcagctcctgtcagctcccttctctctcctccgtccgtgcagctcccaggtcagctccctctgcaaatctcgcgagagccgcggggtcagagcgttgccacgggttaccgtggcaacgctccgcgcggccgcgagagttgcagaggaagctgacctgggagctgcacggacggaggagagagaagggagctgacaggagctgcggtgaaggtaagttacagcttcctgacagcccccctcctacagcccatccactggaccaccagggagtgagagcccccctccctggccagctaacaagcagggaggggggacgaaaaaaaaaataataataataaaaaaataataacattaaaaaaaatatatattacaataataattaataaaatgcccacccccaccaatgctctgcactcacacacacacacacacacacactgcactcacacacactgcatacatacatacacacatacacacactgcattcacactgcactcatacacacactgcactcaattcattatatacacactgcactcacacactgcactcatatacacacactgcattcatacacacacactgcatacacactgcatacacactgcactcatacacactgcactgcattcattatatacacactgcactcatatacacacactgcatacatacacacacactgcactcatatacacacactgcactcatatacacacactgcactcatatacacacactgcactcatatacacacactgcactgcattcatacatacacactgcattcattatatacacactgcactcacacactgcactcatacacacactgcactgcattcattatatacacactgcatacacactgcactcatacacacactgcactgcattcattatacacacactgcactccattcattatatacacactgcattcatacacacactgcatacacacacaccattcatatacacactgcattcatacacacacacacactgcattcattatatacacacactgtaaataaatattcagttaatataacttttttaggatctaattttatttagaaatttaccagtagctgctgcattttccaccttagtcttatactcaagtcaataagttttcccagttttttggggtaaaattaggggcctctgcttatattcgggtcggcttatactcgagtatatacggtaagtgattTTACAAAAGGTAAAACATGAACAGCATCACAAACCCTCTCTGACAACTGGGAACTGGAAGCAGATTTGGGTAATGCAGCTTTTTTCCCTTCCTCAGATGCAGTGCTAGAACTCAGAGTGCCAGAACTACCAGTCTTCCTTAAGGAGGCTCGCCACGAACCCAAGGCGGGTTCCACTTTTGTCTGATCCTGTGTAACAGGAGGCTGCATTGAAGTGAAGAGAGAAGATACCTTATTAAAAGGAAACAAACATAAGATAAGTAAAAGAAATTTGGGGTTAAGTTTACCTTTTTTGCTGCTGTCCCTGAAAGATTCCTCAACTGATTATTCAGATTATTAATTCTTTCTTGCGCTTTCACTTTTTCTGCAAATAATAATGGGTTATAAAATGATTGAAATGGGAAGGGGGGAATCATGGTAATACAAGAAAATACATTAATGCACCATTGGAAACGAATAGATAAAATGGAAAAGCAAAGGATACAAATCACAGGATAAACAAAGAGGCGGTACTGAGACTGACATCAATGTATGTAGCGCTGGCTCACCTGATTCAGCATCAGAGCCGGACTCGGCATCAGAACTGGAAGCAATGGGTTGCGCGGTATGTCCTGTTACGGGGGGGTGCTGTGCTCTGCGTTCTTTATCCTGCACATGAAGTGCAACCTTCTCCTGGCTGCTCAGACGAGAAATAGAACTCCTAATTGAACAAGGGATGGGGGGTAGGGATCGTGCAGGGATCAGTGCAAGGTGTGCAAAGAGTGCCTGGGGCCAACACTCTGTGTCACTCAACAAAACGAGTGAAACACTCAAAGATCACACGGTGTGCAAAATCACCACTGTGCATAAACCAGTGTGGCAAAATACAGTCATGTGACCAATCCATGTGCAACATACCCACAGTGACACACCACACCAAAACCTCAATGACacaaaaattcaatttaaattcaatttaaatCCATCAATAGAtggcagacagacaggcacacaaagacacagacacattcagttTTGATACATgaaatatgaaaaagaaaaaatgcagcAACACATGATTGCCACAAACCTTCTAGTCCTGCtgctagcactctgattgggagGGCTTGTTTGAGGCAGAATTTGTGGAGCATTTTTCATCTTCTCCAGGCGCaactaaaatatattaataaagataaaaatctgcattaaaaaataaaaaaagacaaagagggaaagaaatggggggggggggggttgaaatcAGACAGCACGTGTGTACAGAGATTTCACTGAAAATGGAACAAATATTCAACACTTGGACTAAGTTGAATTTCTCACCACGCTCTGTTTAGTCTTTAATTCTTCCAATGTAGACTCTACGCTGTCATCAGCAACATCAACTGGTGTCTGCCCCTGCAAGACAAATCGGAACATTTCAAGACCAAGAAATATACAATAAGAACAGCACATATCACTCTGCAAAAGAGAAGCTCATAGACAAACAGGAATTGCTGAAAGCAAGCTGGCGGGGAGGAATGCAGAGACAAAACGCATGGTAAGAAACCGACAGATAACAGCCCAGAGAACCAAGCATGGCACTAGCCAAAGTGGCCGCATGGCAGGAGACACATGGTAGACAAGGCAGAGGTGCAGATAAGGGGGTAGAAGCAGTCTGCATTTAGTGTGAGAAGACCGCTGACCCCCTCACCACTTTGTTGATCGCCTCCATGTCACAGAGAGCCTCACACAGGAGACGGCATGCATCCGACTGGCCCCAATGAGCGGCCGCGTGCAGAGGCGTCCAACCATCAAAGTCACGGGCGTCCACATCAAACCCCAGTTGTAGGAGTAGCCTGAGACAGACAGGAAGAGTGAGAATGATGGGGTGGAGATGGAATGAGACATTGAAAAATAAAGGATGGCAGGTGGTAACATGACCTTGCTGTGTTTCTCCTGACCTTATAGATTCTGCCTCCTACTTATCTGATGTTTTCACGTTTTTATGGCAtcaacttgccccccccccccacacacacacacactttattaaaaaaataaatcattaaaaaaataaaaaataaataaaagtaagagATCCATCTGCTGATTCCAGCAGTTATTTCCAACGTACTACCCACCTGTCACACAGCTCACCTGATTACTTCAGTATACCCTTTGGCTGCTGCAACATGGAGAGCTGTGGCACCTGTAGTTGGGTGCCTCAAGTCCTCAACTTTTCTACTATTTAACCAAAGTCGTGCGTCCCTCAGCATGAGTTCCTCTTCCTCCCTCCGTGCTACATCTAGGTCCACACCTGTGTACAGTTTATTGTTATAAGAATAAGATCATACAAACAATCAAAAAAAGAAAGGTGTACTGACCttaggtcaatgactgtgtttCTTACCTTGCTTTTTGATCTCACTTTTTAGCAATTTCTCCATTGCACTCTCGTGTGAAACGTCAAGTGGTAACTCCCCCTCACTATTCACAGAAGCGACACTGGCTCCTTTTGAAATCAGGTACCTGTCCAGACATTAAATACAAACAATAGCAGAAAAGGACAAAATGCAGTGCCAATATGCCAAATTACATTGATGTACTccgaaataaaaattgggggataCTCCAGTGGTTTTATTTCTCAGAGTAACTAAACTaaacactaattaaaaaaaaaacaaaaaaaaaaaaaactataaattgtCACAGGGTGCAAAGTAGCCAAAAATCAGAGGCAAGCTGAGTACCTTTCCACGTGACCGCAAGATATTAGCACAAGGTACAGAAAAGAGGCAAACTGTTTCCTGGCACATGTCCAGGAGTTCGGTAATTTGGGAATTGCTGTGAGTGTAACAACGCCTTTACTGATGTTACATAATCACCTTGATATGAAGGTTCTGATAAACTTTCAGATCATATGATCAATGTCATCACAACTGCAAACATTGTCAGTGCTCAGTAAATCAATTGATAGATTGGTTTAAGAGGCGTTGGGATTTTGATCAATCTTTCCCTTTAAGAAAGACAgagaaaaataattttacatcATTAAGCAAAATGTTTAAAGGTGTGCATTGGCCTAAATACCTTGCAACTAATTGTGCATTCCTGGAAGAACCTGTCCTGGCAACATACCGAAGCTCAATGTAAAGCCTTCAAAAATgtttgcaaaaacaaaatgtaaaaaaaatctgacaTCCCAAAAGAAACAGGTGACTTACTAGTAAAAGGTGGATTTAGCCCAACAATGGTCTGCCCACAATCAGCTGTCACTAAGCAAATAAAGGAATGAGTCAATTGTAGCCACAAATACTTTAAGGGCTACTAGCCAATGCTTCTTATAACTTAAAGGGCAACTAGGACGTAAAAATAATTCACAATTATTTTAACTTATTGAGAAGCTAAATACTATCTTCAAAGCGCAAAATATAATGCACTGTGAGAAGCTGCAGGGACAGGATCGTTTCAGCAAGCTGAAATGGTTCTCGTGCATAGAATAACAATTTCCCTTCAATAATACACAGCCAGCAGGAACCATTGAAAGTCACAGAATGTAATTGTATCCTTTAATATAATTTCCAAGGGGCAGGTCTCTCAATGCCAGCAACTGTTtcactatgtcccaaatgtgtaTAATTTCCCTTGTACATAATAGTAATACATGAAATGGAAAAATGTATTGCAAAACGTAATTATATGgtctactgttcctttaaataatcctGTGGGTTTGTGTGACTGTTGGCAGAACATTCTTTAAAATATAGCTTTTGGGAAATTCACTTTAGTTTGGCCCATCCATTTGACAGGCCGGCACTAAGAATTTTTTTGCGAGATCgttaaagattatatatatatattcagacgtCACATAAATTGTATAGTAGATACCACCGTTTCTTCTCTTTCAGTTTGTGAATCCATGGTTATAGTCCTAAATTTAATCTACCAAAAGAGAtgggtttatatttaaaaataaactaaagcttTCGATAGATTATTAAAAATGTGGGCATATGTAAACCAGGAGATGATCGACGGtgaaagaaaaaaggaagaaaagtgCCAAGTTAAACCATAACATTTTGTCAGCGAGGAGAGAGACAGCAGGGGGTGGGAATACAATCTCACACAAGAACATGCAGGACGGGCACTCACTGTGCAATGTTCACAAAACCACAAGACGCTGCCGCGTGAAGGGGGGTCCATCCTTCATTATCCGGCTGGTTCACAGTTGCGCCATTTTCCACCAAAAACTGAACCATTTCTATATTCTCATCAATACAGGCCTGGTGGGAAGGGGGAAAGGAATTTCAGATGGGTCATAATGGAGACTTGATTAGGATAAAAAATAGGAGATATAAGCATTGCCAAACAAAATAATACGTGTTTCAAGATAGTGACTTTATAATTAATTATCACATAATTACAGCACACCTAGAAAACCAGGGGCAGTATAAATAATGCATAGAATATGTAATTGGTGATCCCCAATAACCACATATCACTGCACCCCTAGAAAACCAGGGccagtataaataatgtatagaatgtgtaATTGGTGATCCCCAATAACCACATATCACTGCACCCCTAGAAAACCAGGGccagtataaataatgtatagaatatgtAATTGGTGATCCCCAATAACCACATATCACAGCACCCCTAGAAAACCAGGGccagtataaataatgtatagaatgtgtaATTGGTGATCCCCAATAACCACATATCACAGCACCCCTAGAAAACCAGGGccagtataaataatgtatagaatgtgtaATTGGTGATCCCCAATAACCACATATCACAGCACCCCTAGAAAACCAGGGccagtataaataatgtatagaatgtgtaATTGGTGATCCCCAATAACCACATATCACTGCACCCCTAGAAAACCAGGGccagtataaataatgtatagaatatgtAATTGGTGATCCCCAATAACCACATATCACAGCACCCCTAGAAAACCAGGGCCAGTATAAATAATGCATAGAATGTGTAATTGGTGATCCCCAATAACCACATATCACAGCACCCCTAGAAAACCAGGGccagtataaataatgtatagaatgtgtaATTGGTGATCCCCAATAACCACATATCACTGCACCCCTAGAAAACCAGGGccagtataaataatgtatagaatgtgtaATTGGTGATCCCCAATAACCACATATCACAGCACCCCTAGAAAACCAGGGgcagtataaataatgtatagaatgtgtaATTGGTGATCCCCAATAACCACATATCACAGCACCCCTAGAAAACCAGGGCCAGTATAAATAATGCATAGAATGTGTAATTGGTGATCCCCAATAACCACATATCACAGCACCCCTAGAAAACCAGGGgcagtataaataatgtatagaatgtgtaATTGGTGATCCCCAATAACCACATATCACTGCACCCCTAGAAAACCAGGGccagtataaataatgtatagaatgtgtaATTGGTGATCCCCAATAACCACATATCACAGCACCCCTAGAAAACCAGGGCCAGTATAAATAATGCATAGAATGTGTAATTGGTGATCCCCAATAACCACATATCACAGCACCCCTAGAAAACCAGGGccagtataaataatgtatagaatgtgtaATTGGTGATCCCCAATAACCACATATCACTGCACCCCTAGAAAACCAGGGccagtataaataatgtatagaatgtgtaATTGGTGATCCCCAATAACCACATATCACTGCACCCCTAGAAAACCAGGGGCAGTATAAATAATGCATAGAATGTGTAATTGGTGATCCCCAATAACCACATATCACTGCACCCCTAGAAAACCAGGGccagtataaataatgtatagaatgtgtaATTGGTGATCCCCAATAACCACATATCACAGCACCCCTAGAAAACCAGGGccagtataaataatgtatagaatgtgtaATTGGTGATCCCCAATAACCACATATCACAGCACCCCTAGAAAACCAGGGccagtataaataatgtatagaatgtgtaATTGGTGATCCCCAATAACCACATATCACTGCACCCCTAGAAAACCAGGGgcagtataaataatgtatagaatgtgtaATTGGTGATCCCCAATAACCACATATCACTGCACCCCTAGAAAACCAGGGCCAGTATAAATAATGCATAGAATGTGTAATTGGTGATCCCCAATAACCACATATCACAGCACCCCTAGAAAACCAGGGccagtataaataatgtatagaatgtgtaATTGGTGATCCCCAATAACCACATATCACAGCACCCCTAGAAAACCAGGGGCAGTATAAATAATGCATAGAATGTGTAATTGGTGATCCCCAATAACCACATATCACAGCACCCCTAGAAAACCAGGGGCAGTATAAATAATGCATAGAATGTGTAATTGGTGATCCCCAATAACCACATATCACAGCACCCCTAGAAAACCAGGGCCAGTATAAATAATGCATAGAATGTGTAATTGGTGATCCCCAATAACCACATATCACTGCACCCCTAGAAAACCAGGGgcagtataaataatgtatagaatgtgtaATTGGTGATCCCCAATAACCACATATCACTGCACCCCTAGAAAACCAGGGgcagtataaataatgtatagaatgtgcAATTGGTGATCCCCAATAACCACATATCACAGCACCCCTAGAAAACCAGGGgcagtataaataatgtatagaatgtgcAATTGGTGATCCCCAATAACCACATATCACAGCACCCCTAGAAAACCAGGGCCAGTATAAATAATGCATAGAATGTGTAATTGGTGATCCCCAATAACCACATATCACAGCACCCCTAGAAAACCAGGGgcagtataaataatgtatagaatgtgcAATTGGTGATCCCCAATAACCACATATCACAGCACCCCTAGAAAACCAGGGgcagtataaataatgtatagaatgtgtaATTGGTGATCCCCAATAACCACATATCACAGCACCCCTAGAAAACCAGGGccagtataaataatgtatagaatgtgtaATTGGTGATCCCCAATAACCACATATCACTGCACCCCTAGAAAACCAGGGccagtataaataatgtatagaatgtgtaATTGGTGATCCCCAATAACCACATATCACAGCACCCCTAGAAAACCAGGGccagtataaataatgtatagaatgtgcAATTGGTGATCCCCAATAACCACATATCACTGCACCCCTAGAAAACCAGGGccagtataaataatgtatagaatgtgtaATTGGTGATCCCCAATAACCACATATCACAGCACCCCTAGAAAACCAGGGccagtataaataatgtatagaatgtgtaATTGGTGATCCCCAATAACCACATATCACAGCACCCCTAGAAAACCAGGGCCAGTATAAATAACGTATAGAATGTGTAATTGGTGATCCCCAATAACCACATATCACAGCACCCCTAGAAAACCAGGGccagtataaataatgtatagaatgtgtaATTGGTGATCCCCAATAACCACATATCACTGCACCCCTAGAAAACCAGGGGCAGTATAAATAATGCATAGAATGTGTAATTGGTGATCC contains:
- the LOC134578982 gene encoding protein phosphatase 1 regulatory subunit 12A-like isoform X2 — its product is MAADDRCRSEAAKDKRREQLNRWLGSDTERSVPPGGPGTSRRPPRVRFAQGAVFMAACSAGDREEVRELLAAGAPINGTNVDGLTALHQACIDENIEMVQFLVENGATVNQPDNEGWTPLHAAASCGFVNIAQYLISKGASVASVNSEGELPLDVSHESAMEKLLKSEIKKQGVDLDVARREEEELMLRDARLWLNSRKVEDLRHPTTGATALHVAAAKGYTEVIRLLLQLGFDVDARDFDGWTPLHAAAHWGQSDACRLLCEALCDMEAINKVGQTPVDVADDSVESTLEELKTKQSVLRLEKMKNAPQILPQTSPPNQSASSRTRSQEKVALHVQDKERRAQHPPVTGHTAQPIASSSDAESGSDAESEKVKAQERINNLNNQLRNLSGTAAKKPPVTQDQTKVEPALGSWRASLRKTGSSGTLSSSTASEEGKKAALPKSASSSQLSERDKTGAELRMARVPPSQKLLGNQENTRDPLGRGSFVRLRNEGEDGLTSLRRQRGDPLALKTETPVLRREPLANKPEISTRSANTVPAKPDATVSALNSLGRRTEIQNSTTTNAETTPNTETKERRRSYLTPVRDEEAEAQRKARSRHARQSRRSTQGVTLTDLKEAEKVIKGQQENQKAEAEPVKTQEEESSKDSLSRARSSRATNDDGTEVSWRARIASLQKSDLLGLTTPDPTTTPSSSTRRGAAQTLENKEMQKSQEDEKESDERGGRNKAGVRDRRRPRGKRRSTGVPLTTKDCDGEESEEEDVEEERPRAQVDGLGSRSDNVSNAHTTSRGETAIGAEHRDTKDFKKLYEDLMRDNGRLRSQLLNTQNLVSETKAELERATQRQERSVDRSFLIDTEKKEKLILERRMSELQEELKVLGDLKADNQRLKDENGALIRVISKLSK
- the LOC134578982 gene encoding protein phosphatase 1 regulatory subunit 12A-like isoform X1; this translates as MAADDRCRSEAAKDKRREQLNRWLGSDTERSVPPGGPGTSRRPPRVRFAQGAVFMAACSAGDREEVRELLAAGAPINGTNVDGLTALHQACIDENIEMVQFLVENGATVNQPDNEGWTPLHAAASCGFVNIAQYLISKGASVASVNSEGELPLDVSHESAMEKLLKSEIKKQGVDLDVARREEEELMLRDARLWLNSRKVEDLRHPTTGATALHVAAAKGYTEVIRLLLQLGFDVDARDFDGWTPLHAAAHWGQSDACRLLCEALCDMEAINKVGQTPVDVADDSVESTLEELKTKQSVLRLEKMKNAPQILPQTSPPNQSASSRTRRSSISRLSSQEKVALHVQDKERRAQHPPVTGHTAQPIASSSDAESGSDAESEKVKAQERINNLNNQLRNLSGTAAKKPPVTQDQTKVEPALGSWRASLRKTGSSGTLSSSTASEEGKKAALPKSASSSQLSERDKTGAELRMARVPPSQKLLGNQENTRDPLGRGSFVRLRNEGEDGLTSLRRQRGDPLALKTETPVLRREPLANKPEISTRSANTVPAKPDATVSALNSLGRRTEIQNSTTTNAETTPNTETKERRRSYLTPVRDEEAEAQRKARSRHARQSRRSTQGVTLTDLKEAEKVIKGQQENQKAEAEPVKTQEEESSKDSLSRARSSRATNDDGTEVSWRARIASLQKSDLLGLTTPDPTTTPSSSTRRGAAQTLENKEMQKSQEDEKESDERGGRNKAGVRDRRRPRGKRRSTGVPLTTKDCDGEESEEEDVEEERPRAQVDGLGSRSDNVSNAHTTSRGETAIGAEHRDTKDFKKLYEDLMRDNGRLRSQLLNTQNLVSETKAELERATQRQERSVDRSFLIDTEKKEKLILERRMSELQEELKVLGDLKADNQRLKDENGALIRVISKLSK